A portion of the Leptospira broomii serovar Hurstbridge str. 5399 genome contains these proteins:
- the argH gene encoding argininosuccinate lyase has protein sequence MSDKTNQKGKLWGGRFKEKSSSILERIGESISFDRKLFKEDLQGNRAHAKMLKKIGILTQSELESILDGLDLIQAEIESGSFEFRTDLEDIHMHVENRLTELKGEVGKKLHTARSRNDQVAQDVRLYIRSRILEIQGGLDSLLEALYTLAEANVGTIIPGYTHLQVAQPIRASQFILAYFWMFKRDRDFFQFVRSTNDELVLGSGAMAGVNYSNDRDFLASELELPKISPNSMDAVSGRDHLLQFLFASTQCMIHASRFCEDLILYSSQEFGLVKLPDALTTGSSIMPQKKNPDIAELIRGKAARVVGNLNHIVTLLKGLPLTYNRDLQEDKLPLFDTVETVMISLEGLEAMVREMKFRPERGERSLKEGFATATDLADFLVRQKGVPFRTAHELVGRLVSECSERGETLFTISEDIRISISPYFKGEEYSNAVSLELSADKKNSYGGTAKTRQIEQLKIALDCLKSLTRMEK, from the coding sequence GTGTCAGATAAAACAAATCAGAAAGGAAAACTTTGGGGTGGAAGATTCAAAGAGAAGTCCTCCTCCATACTGGAACGGATCGGCGAATCCATTTCTTTCGATCGAAAATTATTTAAAGAAGACCTGCAGGGGAATCGTGCTCATGCAAAAATGCTGAAGAAAATCGGAATTCTAACTCAATCGGAATTGGAATCGATCTTGGACGGACTCGATCTAATCCAAGCGGAAATAGAATCAGGCTCGTTTGAATTTCGCACTGATTTGGAAGACATCCATATGCATGTGGAAAATCGTTTGACAGAACTAAAGGGAGAAGTCGGCAAAAAACTTCATACTGCAAGATCTAGGAACGATCAGGTCGCTCAAGATGTAAGACTTTATATTCGCAGTCGGATACTTGAAATCCAAGGAGGATTAGATTCCTTATTAGAGGCTCTATATACTTTAGCGGAAGCGAATGTAGGCACGATTATCCCGGGATATACTCATCTGCAAGTAGCGCAGCCGATTCGAGCCTCCCAATTTATCCTGGCATATTTCTGGATGTTTAAACGAGATCGCGATTTCTTCCAATTCGTTCGATCAACCAATGACGAATTGGTTTTAGGTTCCGGAGCTATGGCAGGTGTCAATTATTCCAACGATCGCGATTTTTTGGCTTCCGAACTGGAGCTACCGAAAATTTCTCCGAACTCTATGGATGCGGTAAGCGGCAGAGATCATCTTTTACAATTTTTGTTTGCGAGCACTCAATGTATGATTCACGCCTCACGGTTTTGCGAGGACTTAATTCTTTACTCCTCCCAAGAATTCGGCTTAGTGAAGCTTCCCGACGCGTTAACTACAGGCTCATCCATCATGCCTCAAAAAAAGAATCCTGATATCGCGGAACTGATACGGGGGAAAGCCGCGAGAGTCGTCGGAAATTTAAATCACATCGTTACTCTCTTAAAAGGTCTGCCGCTAACTTATAATCGGGATTTACAAGAAGATAAATTACCGTTGTTCGACACAGTTGAGACTGTCATGATCAGCCTGGAAGGATTAGAAGCCATGGTGCGAGAAATGAAGTTCCGCCCCGAGAGAGGAGAACGCTCCTTGAAAGAGGGGTTTGCGACCGCTACGGATTTGGCCGATTTTTTAGTGCGTCAAAAAGGGGTGCCATTTCGGACCGCGCACGAACTCGTGGGAAGGCTGGTGTCGGAGTGTAGTGAAAGAGGGGAGACCCTTTTTACGATTTCGGAAGATATTCGCATATCTATTTCTCCTTACTTTAAAGGAGAAGAATATTCTAATGCGGTTTCCCTAGAATTGTCCGCGGATAAAAAAAACAGCTACGGCGGGACGGCTAAGACTCGTCAGATCGAGCAGCTAAAAATTGCCCTGGATTGCTTAAAATCTTTAACAAGGATGGAGAAATGA
- a CDS encoding heme-binding domain-containing protein: protein MKRIAIRLGIGLSVLFLGLQFVPVEFPSGKNAKEIQTEESVKKIFRKSCYDCHSDLVKWPWYSRIFPVSLYLIHHVEEGKDELNFSEWEDLKPSEKADLAEKILEEIEDGEMPLWDYKILHPESKLNREDLETVRDWLQIYAEK, encoded by the coding sequence ATGAAAAGAATCGCGATTCGTCTCGGAATCGGGCTATCGGTCCTGTTCCTGGGATTACAATTCGTCCCAGTGGAATTCCCGTCAGGGAAGAATGCTAAGGAAATCCAAACGGAAGAAAGCGTCAAAAAGATTTTTCGCAAATCCTGCTACGACTGTCATTCAGATTTGGTGAAATGGCCCTGGTATTCGCGGATATTTCCCGTTTCACTCTACTTGATACATCATGTGGAGGAGGGAAAAGATGAGCTCAATTTTTCCGAGTGGGAGGATTTAAAACCTTCCGAAAAAGCCGATCTTGCAGAGAAAATTTTAGAAGAGATAGAAGACGGAGAAATGCCTCTTTGGGATTATAAAATTTTACATCCGGAATCCAAACTGAACCGAGAAGATTTGGAAACCGTTCGTGATTGGCTGCAAATATATGCGGAGAAGTGA
- a CDS encoding NfeD family protein → MMNFLQDGHTISYIWIGVGLFLMVAELFVPGTFVVFLGISAVIVGSLSYFFEFNIWIQAGLWAGCSGVLILLGGAALRRFFPSNSERAVLNPEDGPGRIVPVIKDILVERKGGRILFQGTEWDAVSKTKRIPSGRKAEIIERENLTFIVKPVDLPDES, encoded by the coding sequence ATGATGAACTTTCTGCAAGACGGACATACGATCAGTTACATATGGATCGGCGTGGGTCTTTTCTTAATGGTGGCCGAGCTATTCGTCCCGGGAACCTTTGTCGTATTTTTGGGGATTTCGGCCGTTATAGTAGGTTCTCTTTCTTATTTTTTTGAATTCAATATCTGGATCCAAGCGGGGTTATGGGCAGGTTGCTCCGGTGTCTTGATTTTACTCGGAGGCGCGGCTCTTCGTCGATTTTTTCCCTCCAATAGCGAGCGAGCGGTTTTAAATCCCGAAGACGGTCCGGGTAGAATCGTTCCCGTCATAAAAGATATTTTGGTGGAAAGAAAGGGTGGAAGAATTTTATTCCAGGGCACAGAATGGGACGCCGTGAGTAAGACCAAACGGATTCCCAGTGGACGAAAAGCGGAAATCATCGAAAGAGAAAATTTGACCTTCATAGTTAAACCGGTAGATTTACCCGACGAGTCCTAA
- a CDS encoding SPFH domain-containing protein codes for MFYFTLFFIGAIYLIRKTFIIVPQNYSFLVERLGVFRGALPGGFHFLIPLIDQVRYRQNLKEIAMDIPPQTCITKDNVSILVDGILYLRLVDPYKASYEIENFQNATVQLAQTTLRSEIGKLVLDHTFSERDDINANVVRALDEATDPWGIKVTRYEIKNISPPKEILHEMEEQVKAERVKRAEITISEGEKLGRINRSMGERQEAINLSEGEKIKKVNEAEGKAQEIELIATAKAKGIQLIANSIGKDGGPEAVNLQITEDYLTGLGEILQKAKTTVLPAEIAGVVSFFEGFSKVTNKLPNIAETKE; via the coding sequence ATGTTTTACTTTACATTATTTTTTATTGGGGCGATCTATCTAATTAGAAAGACGTTTATTATAGTTCCTCAAAACTATAGTTTTCTAGTCGAGAGATTGGGCGTATTTCGGGGAGCTCTTCCCGGCGGATTTCATTTCCTAATTCCCCTAATTGATCAGGTTAGATATCGGCAAAACCTGAAAGAGATCGCCATGGACATCCCTCCTCAAACTTGCATCACCAAAGATAACGTTTCTATTCTCGTGGATGGAATCTTATATCTTAGGTTGGTTGATCCTTATAAAGCTTCTTACGAAATCGAAAATTTTCAAAATGCTACCGTTCAATTGGCGCAGACGACGCTTCGTTCTGAAATCGGAAAACTGGTTTTAGATCATACATTCTCGGAGAGGGACGATATCAATGCAAACGTCGTCCGGGCTTTGGATGAAGCCACAGATCCTTGGGGAATCAAGGTAACTCGATACGAAATCAAAAATATTTCTCCTCCAAAAGAAATCTTACACGAAATGGAAGAACAGGTAAAAGCGGAACGAGTGAAGCGAGCTGAAATTACCATTTCCGAAGGAGAAAAATTAGGTCGAATCAATCGATCGATGGGAGAGCGCCAGGAAGCAATCAATCTTTCCGAAGGGGAGAAAATTAAGAAAGTAAACGAGGCGGAAGGAAAGGCTCAAGAAATCGAATTAATCGCAACCGCTAAGGCAAAAGGAATCCAGCTTATCGCAAACTCTATCGGAAAGGATGGAGGCCCCGAAGCCGTCAATTTGCAAATCACGGAAGATTATCTTACCGGGCTGGGAGAGATCCTACAAAAGGCTAAAACGACCGTACTACCCGCAGAGATAGCGGGTGTAGTAAGCTTTTTCGAAGGTTTTTCCAAAGTGACTAACAAATTACCGAATATCGCCGAGACCAAGGAGTAA
- a CDS encoding SPFH domain-containing protein, producing MELSGFKYAFTGIFWFAFTLYLAYKIYRSIRIVSAQECIIVERLGRYSRTLHAGFHILIPFIDEDSYYHTLKEQAIDVPPQTCITKDNVKVEMDGILYLRVLDPQRASYGIDDYRFAVTQLVQTTMRAIIGTMDMDTTFETREVINSKILEVLDQAAEPWGVRVNRYEIVNITPPKSIIEAMEREKKAQITKKAQISLSEGDRDSRINRSLGVKEEAINKSEGEKQKRINEAEGLATEIESIAEATAKGIALLASSIKSTGGKEAVKLRIAQRFIKEIEKLGQEGTDLVLPLNLSNFKSVMKAVLGGESKA from the coding sequence ATGGAATTAAGCGGTTTTAAATACGCGTTTACGGGAATCTTTTGGTTCGCGTTTACTCTTTATCTTGCCTATAAAATATATAGATCGATTCGTATCGTCTCTGCTCAAGAGTGTATTATCGTAGAACGATTAGGTCGATATAGCAGGACTCTACATGCGGGATTTCATATCCTGATTCCGTTCATAGACGAAGACTCCTACTATCATACTTTGAAGGAGCAGGCTATCGACGTTCCCCCGCAAACCTGTATTACCAAAGATAACGTTAAGGTTGAAATGGACGGTATATTGTATTTAAGAGTCCTGGATCCTCAAAGAGCCAGCTACGGAATCGACGATTATAGATTTGCAGTTACCCAACTCGTGCAAACTACGATGCGTGCCATTATCGGTACCATGGATATGGATACGACTTTCGAGACACGCGAAGTGATTAACAGTAAGATCTTAGAAGTCCTGGACCAGGCTGCGGAACCCTGGGGAGTGCGAGTCAATCGATATGAGATCGTAAACATTACTCCCCCGAAATCGATAATAGAAGCGATGGAAAGGGAGAAAAAAGCTCAAATCACCAAAAAAGCCCAAATTTCCCTCTCGGAAGGGGATCGGGATTCTAGGATCAATCGATCTTTAGGTGTGAAAGAGGAAGCGATCAATAAATCCGAGGGCGAAAAGCAGAAACGCATTAACGAGGCGGAAGGCTTGGCCACGGAAATCGAATCGATAGCGGAAGCTACCGCCAAAGGTATCGCTCTACTAGCATCGTCGATCAAAAGTACGGGCGGAAAAGAAGCGGTAAAACTTAGAATTGCTCAACGATTTATTAAAGAAATAGAGAAATTAGGACAAGAAGGAACGGATCTTGTTTTACCGTTAAACCTTTCCAATTTTAAATCCGTAATGAAAGCGGTTTTAGGCGGGGAATCGAAAGCGTAG
- the fliN gene encoding flagellar motor switch protein FliN, which translates to MGEGSLSQDDIDALLTGGGGGGAAPAGGGGSADFNLSGELDSLLGDAGGGGSSGGGGSGAPSFADIAAALGPSSTPAPPKQTSRTSSSTSNTANLNLLLDVNIALTVELGRTNMYIKDVLALSEGAVVELDSAVGEDLDILANGKLVGKGKLVVLDDYYGIRITEIVNPDRRLM; encoded by the coding sequence ATGGGTGAAGGATCCCTTTCACAAGACGATATTGATGCACTTTTAACCGGCGGCGGAGGGGGCGGTGCAGCTCCTGCTGGCGGTGGCGGGTCTGCCGATTTTAATCTAAGCGGAGAGCTTGATTCACTTTTAGGCGACGCAGGCGGTGGGGGAAGCTCCGGTGGTGGCGGTAGCGGCGCTCCGTCCTTTGCGGACATTGCTGCGGCACTTGGACCTTCTTCGACTCCGGCCCCGCCTAAGCAGACTTCCAGAACGTCTTCTTCAACCTCCAATACGGCAAATTTAAATTTACTCCTTGATGTAAACATTGCGTTAACCGTCGAACTCGGTCGCACAAATATGTACATTAAAGATGTCTTGGCATTGAGCGAAGGTGCGGTCGTTGAATTGGACAGTGCAGTCGGCGAGGATTTGGATATTTTAGCAAACGGTAAACTAGTAGGAAAAGGAAAACTTGTCGTACTCGACGATTATTATGGGATTAGAATTACTGAGATCGTCAACCCGGACAGAAGATTGATGTAA
- a CDS encoding AAA family ATPase, protein MKSEESSSNKGTSAGHLDFSRAKELLLRELLSSGVPENELPSFVPDKKDVKVEFPTPPIDKSQLLDCLQIVKNHIENLRIHTFEPGYYCLQALNENIFETRNLLDNAKFRFYSGRTHNRVEITKKGDFTREEVFAAIDLFRYLRQSKKESVQNPKELLLRLGIEVYDPEEAKKKGDWFTFDAVAGYADVKQQILESIILPLKSPETFEEVAKMTRKFPGRTKPRAILLEGEPGVGKTTMAKVVSCMTGIPLIYVPVESILSKYYGESAQNMAYVFDAAALFPSCLLFLDEIDSLAGSRDDGLFEATRNILSVLLRKLDGFEGGQKSVTLGATNRKQDLDRALVSRFDRSVYFPLPNLTERASILGNYAIHLTENERILISERLEGKSGRDLRDFCDFTERRWSSSLIEKGLKPVPPPYELYLEISSKTGK, encoded by the coding sequence ATGAAATCAGAAGAATCAAGCTCAAACAAGGGAACCTCCGCCGGACATTTAGATTTTAGCAGGGCTAAGGAACTTTTGCTACGAGAATTACTCTCCTCGGGAGTTCCTGAGAATGAACTCCCGTCCTTTGTGCCCGATAAAAAAGACGTAAAAGTGGAATTTCCGACCCCTCCTATCGATAAATCCCAGCTTTTGGACTGCCTACAAATCGTAAAAAACCATATCGAAAATCTGAGAATTCATACTTTCGAACCCGGATATTATTGTCTTCAGGCGCTAAACGAGAATATCTTTGAAACAAGGAATCTTCTAGATAATGCTAAATTTCGTTTTTATTCGGGAAGAACTCATAATCGAGTAGAGATTACAAAGAAAGGCGATTTTACTAGAGAAGAAGTTTTTGCCGCTATCGATTTATTTCGATATTTAAGGCAATCCAAGAAGGAATCGGTTCAAAACCCAAAGGAACTTTTACTCAGACTTGGCATCGAAGTTTATGATCCTGAAGAAGCCAAAAAGAAAGGGGATTGGTTTACTTTTGACGCGGTCGCCGGATATGCCGACGTTAAGCAGCAAATATTAGAATCCATTATTCTTCCCTTAAAATCTCCCGAAACCTTTGAAGAAGTCGCGAAGATGACTAGAAAATTTCCCGGGCGCACAAAGCCTAGGGCGATTTTGTTAGAAGGAGAACCCGGTGTCGGGAAGACGACAATGGCTAAGGTCGTCTCCTGCATGACGGGAATCCCGTTAATATACGTTCCCGTGGAATCAATTTTAAGCAAATATTATGGAGAAAGCGCCCAAAATATGGCCTACGTTTTCGACGCTGCCGCGCTATTTCCCTCCTGTCTCCTGTTCTTAGATGAAATAGATTCCTTAGCCGGTTCTCGCGACGACGGATTATTCGAGGCGACCAGAAACATACTTTCGGTCCTATTACGGAAATTAGACGGATTCGAGGGAGGGCAAAAATCGGTAACTCTAGGGGCTACCAATCGCAAACAGGATTTAGACCGCGCTTTAGTTTCTCGATTTGATCGGTCTGTCTACTTCCCTCTTCCGAATTTGACAGAAAGAGCCTCTATTTTAGGGAATTATGCGATTCACCTCACCGAAAATGAGAGAATTCTGATATCGGAAAGACTGGAAGGCAAATCAGGAAGAGACTTAAGAGATTTCTGTGATTTTACGGAACGGCGATGGAGCTCCAGTTTGATTGAAAAAGGATTGAAGCCGGTCCCCCCACCGTATGAACTGTATCTGGAAATTAGTTCAAAAACAGGAAAATAA
- the fcpB gene encoding flagellar-coiling protein FcpB — MKRKIAFCLAILAVTGLLDAQQQNQQGQKKDDLQAGAAILDTEKGLDERIFELNQRLTRHTVLMKMKVRILPFRTVLFKGKGNGDECVPAVNQEDPANNCIRVEVYDFIKDDERGQGKLVQGGLAKFVEIYFDGQNSNDPDPRMEPPRNIAKLISKVYKNNFRIEDKVVSEIIDRGPNSQPAHNEKVEVYYQKNGYPEYGRGETPSEKGVGKYILTSVENTKTHPLRNAFKKQFYVKHLDDFDRLFTKIFDYNDQLGNENYRENVDILKESLKY; from the coding sequence ATGAAACGCAAAATCGCATTTTGCCTCGCCATTTTGGCAGTAACCGGCCTATTGGATGCCCAACAACAGAACCAACAAGGCCAAAAGAAGGATGATCTCCAAGCAGGAGCAGCAATCCTAGACACTGAGAAAGGCTTAGATGAGCGCATCTTCGAGCTGAACCAAAGACTTACGCGTCATACGGTTCTAATGAAGATGAAGGTTCGAATCCTCCCTTTCCGCACCGTTCTTTTTAAAGGAAAAGGAAACGGCGATGAATGTGTTCCGGCCGTTAATCAAGAAGATCCGGCAAACAACTGCATCCGTGTAGAAGTTTACGATTTTATTAAGGATGACGAGCGTGGGCAAGGAAAGCTTGTTCAAGGCGGTTTGGCAAAATTTGTAGAAATCTACTTTGACGGTCAAAACAGCAATGATCCGGATCCACGTATGGAACCTCCCCGAAATATCGCTAAGCTTATCAGCAAGGTTTATAAAAATAACTTCCGCATCGAAGATAAGGTTGTTTCAGAAATCATAGATCGTGGACCGAATAGCCAACCGGCTCATAATGAGAAGGTCGAAGTTTATTACCAAAAGAACGGCTATCCCGAATATGGACGCGGAGAAACCCCGAGCGAAAAAGGTGTTGGAAAATACATTCTGACCAGCGTAGAAAATACTAAAACTCACCCACTCCGGAATGCGTTTAAAAAACAATTCTACGTAAAACACCTGGACGACTTTGACCGCCTTTTCACTAAGATTTTCGATTACAACGATCAGTTAGGTAACGAAAATTACAGAGAAAACGTTGATATACTGAAGGAATCTCTAAAATACTAA